One Castanea sativa cultivar Marrone di Chiusa Pesio chromosome 4, ASM4071231v1 DNA window includes the following coding sequences:
- the LOC142632550 gene encoding protein FAR1-RELATED SEQUENCE 5-like, whose protein sequence is MMPSQWTVVATHAIEIDLAHESGLRLKQSYELLSKQVGGYDNLGFTKQDHKNYLRTKRQRDMEHGEAASLGRYFSRQPKKNPSYYFTTQLDCEELITNIFWADARMIIDYSHFGDVITFDTTYSTNRDARSLGVFLGLNHHRETVVFGGALLYNETIESFEWLFETFLEVMSEKKPITIFTDQDVAMSAAIKVVMSKTYHALCSWHMWQNAEKHLGHLLKNESQFNNDFLACIYEYDGEDEFLTAWNEMLDKYDVRENKWLIDLFKLNEKWAQAYVKRTFIARMKTTQLSESFNVDLKDCLRTDLNIVEFFTHFERVVNQKQDKELEAEYNSGHKFPRLKLKSSPMLIQVAIVYKPTLFDLFQIEVEEIVISAQLLFLHNYLFLHTVSA, encoded by the exons ATGATGCCATCACAATGGACAGTGGTTGCAACTCATGCTATTGAAATTGATTTGGCACATGAATCGGGATTAAGATTAAAGCAATCTTATGAGCTTCTTAGTAAGCAAGTTGGTGGATATGATAATCTTGGTTTTACCAAGCAAGATCATAAAAACTATTTACGCACTAAGCGACAGAGAGACATGGAGCATGGGGAAGCTGCTAGCTTGGGAAGATATTTCAGTCGTCAACCTAAGAAAAATCCTTCATATTATTTCACTACTCAATTGGATTGTGAAGAGTTGATTACTAATATCTTTTGGGCCGATGCAAGAATGATCATTGACTATAGCCACTTCGGTGATGTAATAACATTTGATACAACGTATAGTACAAATAGAGATGCAAGGTCACTTGGAGTATTTTTGGGTCTCAATCACCATAGAGAAACTGTTGTATTTGGAGGTGCACTTTTATATAATGAAACGATTGAATCTTTTGAATGGTTATTTGAGACCTTCTTAGAAGTAATGTCTGAAAAGAAGCCAATCACTATTTTCACAGATCAAGATGTAGCAATGTCAGCTGCAATAAAAGTAGTCATGTCTAAGACATATCATGCATTGTGTAGTTGGCATATGTGGCAGAATGCTGAGAAACACTTGGGTCATTTACTCAAAAATGAGTCTCAATTTAACAATGATTTCTTAGCATGTATCTATGAGTATGATGGTGAAGATGAGTTTCTTACAGCTTGGAATGAAATGCTGGATAAGTACGATGTTCGTGAAAATAAATGGCTAATTGATCTATTTAAACTGAATGAAAAATGGGCCCAAGCATATGTTAAGAGAACTTTCATTGCAAGAATGAAGACAACCCAGCTTAGTGAGAGTTTCAATGTTGACTTGAAAGATTGCTTGCGTACTGATCTCAATATAGTAGAGTTTTTCACTCATTTTGAAAGAGTTGTCAATCAAAAGCAGGATAAGGAGTTAGAAGCAGAATACAACTCTGGACATAAATTTCCAAGATTGAAGCTCAAAAGCTCTCCTATGCTTATCCAAGTAGCAATAGTGTACAAGCCTACgttatttgatttatttcagATAGAAGTTGAAGAG ATTGTAATTTCTGCACAATTACTGTTTctgcataattatttgtttctaCATACTGTTTCTGcataa